From one Chryseobacterium sp. 3008163 genomic stretch:
- a CDS encoding PH domain-containing protein, giving the protein MSEKSRLQQIKDELNQLDINPTFFARKEIRELPNILSADEKIVYLVEGRNKTTKHHIVLVGTDRRLIFIDKEFMYGLKVEDYSYDKVASIQYETSFMLASIDVNVSGDVVEIDGVGKYEAELFCEKVRNFMSRPKEFAQQKSEPTILDQLEQLGRLKESGVLTEDEFIEQKKKLLEQL; this is encoded by the coding sequence ATGAGCGAAAAATCAAGATTACAACAAATAAAAGACGAACTCAACCAATTAGATATCAATCCTACTTTCTTTGCGAGAAAAGAAATTCGTGAATTACCCAATATACTTTCGGCAGACGAGAAAATAGTCTATTTGGTCGAAGGAAGAAATAAAACAACAAAGCATCATATTGTTTTAGTAGGAACAGACAGAAGACTGATTTTTATCGATAAAGAATTCATGTACGGGCTGAAAGTTGAAGATTACTCTTACGATAAAGTAGCTTCTATTCAGTACGAAACTTCATTTATGTTAGCTTCAATTGATGTGAATGTTTCTGGAGATGTTGTTGAGATTGATGGAGTAGGAAAGTATGAAGCAGAGTTATTTTGCGAAAAGGTACGTAATTTCATGTCTCGTCCGAAAGAATTTGCTCAACAGAAGTCCGAACCCACCATTCTTGATCAGTTGGAGCAATTAGGAAGATTAAAAGAAAGCGGTGTTTTGACTGAAGACGAATTTATTGAGCAGAAGAAAAAACTACTCGAACAACTTTAA